In one window of Gouania willdenowi chromosome 8, fGouWil2.1, whole genome shotgun sequence DNA:
- the LOC114468568 gene encoding phosphoribosyl pyrophosphate synthase-associated protein 1 isoform X2 — translation MNVPKSGYRVFSANSSAACTELAKKITERLGVEMGKSVVFQESNRETRVDVKESVRGQTIFIIQTIPRDVNTAIMELLIMAYALKTSCAKNIIGVIPYFPYSKQCKMRKRGSIVCKLLASMLAKSGLTHIITMDLHQKEIQGFFGFPVDNLRASPYLIQYIQEEIPDYRNAIIVAKSPAAAKRAQSYAERLRLGLAVIHGEAQCSESDMADGRHSPPSVRNTTGHTGLELPLMMAKEKPPITVVGDVGGRIAIIVDDIIDDVGDFVAAAEILKERGAYKIYIMATHGLLSADAPRLIEESAIDEVVVTNTVPHEVQKLQCPKIKTVDVSMILAEAIRRIHNGESMAYLFRNITVDD, via the exons ATGAATGTCCCTAAAAGTGGTTACCGTGTCTTCTCTGCTAACTCGTCAGCAGCATGCACGGAGCTGGCCAAGAAAATAACGGA GCGGCTGGGAGTGGAAATGGGGAAGTCTGTGGTCTTTCAAGAATCCAATCGAG AGACCAGAGTAGATGTGAAGGAATCTGTTCGTGGACAAACTATCTTCATTATACAGACTATTCCAAG GGATGTGAACACGGCCATCATGGAACTACTGATCATGGCTTACGCTCTGAAGACATCCTGTGCAAAGAACATCATTGGAGTCATTCCGTACTTCCCCTACAGCAAACAGTGCAAGATGAGGAAGAGAGGCTCAATAGTGTGCAAGTTGTTAGCTTCAATGTTGGCCAAATCAG GATTAACTCACATCATCACTATGGATCTCCATCAGAAGGAAATCCAAGGCTTCTTTGGCTTTCCCGTGGACAACCTGAGAGCCTCTCCTTATTTGATTCAGTACATCCAAGAAGAG ATTCCTGATTACAGAAATGCCATTATTGTGGCAAAGTCGCCTGCTGCCGCCAAAAG GGCACAGTCCTATGCGGAGCGTCTTCGTTTGGGTCTGGCGGTGATTCATGGCGAGGCTCAGTGTTCAGAGTCTGATATGGCAGATGGACGACACTCCCCTCCCAGCGTACGCAACACCACCGGACACACAGGCCTGGAGCTGCCTT TAATGATGGCCAAGGAAAAGCCGCCTATTACGGTAGTTGGGGATGTGGGCGGCAGGATTGCCATCATTGTG GatgacatcattgatgatgTTGGAGactttgttgctgctgctgaaatCCTTAAAGAGAGAGGAGCCTATAAAATTTATATCATGGCCACGCATGGTTTACTGTCAGCTGACGCGCCACGACTTATAGAGGAATCTGCTATCGATGAG GTGGTGGTGACCAACACGGTGCCTCATGAGGTTCAGAAGCTTCAGTGCCCAAAGATCAAGACCGTGGATGTTAGTATGATATTAGCCGAGGCCATCCGCCGTATCCACAATGGAGAGTCCATGGCTTACCTGTTTCGCAACATCACTGTGGATGATTAA
- the LOC114468591 gene encoding ras-related protein Rap-2a-like, whose protein sequence is MSFDLKEKTEVRLVFLGAGGVGKTALIQRFLKDTFEPKHRRTVEELHRKEYEVGGVKVIISIMDTSGSYSFPAMRKLSIQNSDAFALVYAVDDPGSLEAVKSLRDEILEVKEDKYTPIVVIGNKIDRHSERQVSSEDVLSTVELDWNHSFMESSAKDNVNVFEAFKELLQRANLPSQLSPALCRRRETLPNGSNKRPPMNKTNSCILS, encoded by the coding sequence ATGTCTTTTGATTTGAAGGAGAAGACAGAGGTGCGTCTAGTGTTTTTGGGGGCAGGTGGAGTGGGCAAGACAGCCCTCATTCAACGCTTCCTCAAAGACACCTTTGAGCCCAAGCATCGGCGTACAGTGGAGGAGCTCCACAGGAAGGAATATGAAGTAGGGGGTGTGAAAGTCATCATCTCCATCATGGACACCAGTGGCAGCTACTCATTCCCTGCCATGAGAAAGCTCTCCATCCAGAACAGCGACGCCTTTGCCTTGGTGTACGCCGTGGACGACCCCGGCTCTTTAGAGGCTGTCAAGAGTTTGAGGGATGAGATCCTGGAGGTCAAAGAGGACAAGTACACGCCGATCGTGGTGATAGGGAACAAGATTGACCGTCACAGTGAGCGTCAGGTGTCCAGTGAAGACGTGTTATCCACGGTGGAGCTGGACTGGAACCACAGCTTCATGGAGTCTTCAGCCAAAGACAATGTTAACGTGTTTGAGGCGTTCAAAGAGCTGCTTCAGAGGGCCAATCTACCAAGCCAGCTCAGCCCGGCTCTTTGCCGGAGACGAGAGACTTTACCCAATGGGAGCAACAAGAGACCCCCGATGAACAAGACCAACAGCTGCATCCTCTCATAG
- the LOC114468568 gene encoding phosphoribosyl pyrophosphate synthase-associated protein 1 isoform X1, translated as MNVPKSGYRVFSANSSAACTELAKKITERLGVEMGKSVVFQESNRETRVDVKESVRGQTIFIIQTIPRDVNTAIMELLIMAYALKTSCAKNIIGVIPYFPYSKQCKMRKRGSIVCKLLASMLAKSGLTHIITMDLHQKEIQGFFGFPVDNLRASPYLIQYIQEEIPDYRNAIIVAKSPAAAKRAQSYAERLRLGLAVIHGEAQCSESDMADGRHSPPSVRNTTGHTGLELPSGKQQAPFPGIELPIMMAKEKPPITVVGDVGGRIAIIVDDIIDDVGDFVAAAEILKERGAYKIYIMATHGLLSADAPRLIEESAIDEVVVTNTVPHEVQKLQCPKIKTVDVSMILAEAIRRIHNGESMAYLFRNITVDD; from the exons ATGAATGTCCCTAAAAGTGGTTACCGTGTCTTCTCTGCTAACTCGTCAGCAGCATGCACGGAGCTGGCCAAGAAAATAACGGA GCGGCTGGGAGTGGAAATGGGGAAGTCTGTGGTCTTTCAAGAATCCAATCGAG AGACCAGAGTAGATGTGAAGGAATCTGTTCGTGGACAAACTATCTTCATTATACAGACTATTCCAAG GGATGTGAACACGGCCATCATGGAACTACTGATCATGGCTTACGCTCTGAAGACATCCTGTGCAAAGAACATCATTGGAGTCATTCCGTACTTCCCCTACAGCAAACAGTGCAAGATGAGGAAGAGAGGCTCAATAGTGTGCAAGTTGTTAGCTTCAATGTTGGCCAAATCAG GATTAACTCACATCATCACTATGGATCTCCATCAGAAGGAAATCCAAGGCTTCTTTGGCTTTCCCGTGGACAACCTGAGAGCCTCTCCTTATTTGATTCAGTACATCCAAGAAGAG ATTCCTGATTACAGAAATGCCATTATTGTGGCAAAGTCGCCTGCTGCCGCCAAAAG GGCACAGTCCTATGCGGAGCGTCTTCGTTTGGGTCTGGCGGTGATTCATGGCGAGGCTCAGTGTTCAGAGTCTGATATGGCAGATGGACGACACTCCCCTCCCAGCGTACGCAACACCACCGGACACACAGGCCTGGAGCTGCCTT CAGGCAAACAACAAGCTCCGTTCCCTGGCATAGAGCTTCCAA TAATGATGGCCAAGGAAAAGCCGCCTATTACGGTAGTTGGGGATGTGGGCGGCAGGATTGCCATCATTGTG GatgacatcattgatgatgTTGGAGactttgttgctgctgctgaaatCCTTAAAGAGAGAGGAGCCTATAAAATTTATATCATGGCCACGCATGGTTTACTGTCAGCTGACGCGCCACGACTTATAGAGGAATCTGCTATCGATGAG GTGGTGGTGACCAACACGGTGCCTCATGAGGTTCAGAAGCTTCAGTGCCCAAAGATCAAGACCGTGGATGTTAGTATGATATTAGCCGAGGCCATCCGCCGTATCCACAATGGAGAGTCCATGGCTTACCTGTTTCGCAACATCACTGTGGATGATTAA